A region from the Gemmatimonadota bacterium genome encodes:
- the hflX gene encoding GTPase HflX — MLVGAPLAATPRHVVDEHLAELERLTDTAGGEVVGTLVQRMDSPTPSHYIGKGKVEELAALVRSTDADLVIFDEELSPVQGMNLERALQARVMDRSELILDIFATRARSREAKMQVELAQLEYLLPRLTRMWSHLSRIRGGIGLRGPGETQLEVDRRLVGRRIADLKQKLEVVARSRETQRKRRQGEFRAALVGYTNAGKSSLLRALSGSDVFVEDRLFATLDPATRAVDLGSGAKALVTDTVGFIRKLPHNLVASFRSTLEEAREADVLLLVVDASHPEWEEQLAVVREVLHELELDRPQVLVFNKVDQLTHAEETALRERIHALEPTPAVFTSALEAGGLESLKSVLLARLRVRQPEVTLEIPAADGGLLAEVHRTGEVRWLESRGPVVRVTARLPEALVERLRSTGYLVSSEVPD, encoded by the coding sequence GTGCTGGTGGGCGCGCCCCTGGCGGCCACTCCCCGGCACGTGGTAGACGAGCACCTCGCGGAGCTGGAGCGCCTCACCGACACGGCAGGCGGCGAGGTGGTGGGGACGCTGGTCCAACGAATGGACAGCCCCACGCCCTCCCACTACATCGGCAAGGGCAAGGTCGAGGAGCTGGCTGCGCTCGTGCGGAGCACCGACGCCGACCTCGTGATCTTCGACGAGGAGCTGAGCCCGGTCCAGGGCATGAACCTGGAGCGAGCCCTGCAGGCGCGTGTCATGGATCGCTCCGAGTTGATCCTGGACATCTTCGCAACGCGGGCGCGCAGTCGAGAGGCGAAGATGCAGGTGGAGCTGGCACAACTCGAGTACCTTCTGCCACGTCTTACGCGCATGTGGAGTCACTTGTCCCGCATCCGAGGCGGCATCGGACTCCGTGGGCCCGGCGAGACCCAGCTCGAAGTGGACCGGCGACTGGTGGGCCGGCGCATCGCCGATCTCAAGCAGAAGCTGGAGGTGGTGGCGCGTTCGCGTGAGACCCAGCGCAAGCGCAGGCAGGGCGAGTTCCGGGCCGCGCTGGTGGGCTACACGAACGCCGGGAAGTCCTCGCTCCTGCGTGCCCTGTCGGGGAGCGACGTTTTCGTCGAGGACCGTCTGTTCGCCACGTTGGACCCGGCCACCCGCGCCGTCGATCTTGGGTCCGGCGCCAAGGCCTTGGTCACGGACACGGTCGGGTTCATCCGCAAGCTGCCGCACAACCTCGTCGCGTCCTTCCGTTCCACCCTGGAGGAGGCGCGCGAAGCGGATGTGCTGCTGCTGGTCGTCGATGCGTCCCACCCGGAGTGGGAGGAACAGCTCGCCGTCGTGCGGGAGGTGCTGCACGAGCTGGAGCTCGATCGCCCTCAGGTGCTGGTGTTCAACAAGGTGGATCAGTTGACGCACGCTGAGGAGACGGCGCTCCGCGAGCGCATCCACGCCTTGGAGCCCACGCCCGCGGTCTTCACGTCGGCCTTGGAGGCGGGTGGGCTCGAGTCCCTCAAGAGCGTGCTCCTGGCGCGGTTGCGGGTACGGCAGCCCGAGGTGACGCTGGAGATCCCGGCCGCGGACGGAGGGCTTCTCGCCGAGGTGCACCGCACTGGTGAGGTGCGGTGGCTGGAGTCACGGGGGCCGGTGGTGCGGGTCACTGCTCGCCTGCCGGAGGCGCTGGTCGAACGCTTGCGCAGCACCGGCTACCTGGTCTCGAGCGAGGTACCCGACTGA